One window from the genome of Spirosoma rhododendri encodes:
- a CDS encoding helix-turn-helix domain-containing protein, producing MIESRIQQLIEALNVSVLEFARQLGEHRGEKVYHILHGRMKPRYDTLEKILVAYPQVNGDWLMRGEGLMFKVLDSPSAAITVEERLRNMEFLLFQLNQRMALLQETNDLLRTDIEQMRQERNHRS from the coding sequence ATGATTGAATCCCGAATCCAACAATTGATCGAGGCACTGAACGTAAGTGTGCTCGAATTTGCCCGGCAACTGGGCGAACACCGGGGTGAAAAAGTGTACCATATTCTGCACGGGCGGATGAAGCCCCGCTACGACACGCTGGAAAAAATTCTGGTGGCTTATCCACAGGTCAACGGCGACTGGCTGATGCGCGGGGAGGGACTGATGTTCAAGGTGCTCGACTCACCCTCTGCTGCTATCACCGTGGAAGAACGCCTGCGCAACATGGAATTTCTGCTGTTTCAACTCAATCAGCGCATGGCGCTGTTGCAGGAAACCAATGACTTGTTACGGACTGATATAGAACAGATGCGGCAGGAACGAAACCACCGTTCGTAG
- a CDS encoding PD-(D/E)XK nuclease-like domain-containing protein: MLITPDDLYRALPRLSNSDLTRLKEEHLGYGAGDTNGRTGTDRAKVFGRAFHQHLLEPETIGTVMQQFMPDLLPAPVSQDAHQPEQVKELMNTVRNDAFCRRYLRQADCERVVLSTDPATGVACKARLDMVYTSPKRRNALIIDLKTTSARTPAQFLESCYTYDYDRQAAFYLDSLRHAESGEWADTRQFKFVFVGVMKQRPHRLFAIEPTSIPGFVEYGRKKYRFWLRKWREEQEGHRLVQAPAWQLSA, from the coding sequence ATGTTGATTACCCCTGACGATCTGTACCGGGCGTTGCCCCGTTTGTCGAATTCTGATCTGACCCGACTTAAAGAAGAACACCTGGGCTACGGCGCGGGCGATACGAACGGCCGCACTGGTACCGACCGGGCCAAGGTATTTGGCCGAGCGTTTCATCAGCACCTGCTCGAACCCGAAACCATTGGTACGGTGATGCAGCAGTTTATGCCCGATCTGCTTCCTGCCCCAGTGTCGCAGGACGCGCATCAGCCGGAACAGGTTAAGGAGTTGATGAACACCGTACGCAACGACGCGTTCTGTCGCCGGTATCTGCGGCAGGCCGACTGCGAGCGCGTGGTTCTGTCTACTGACCCAGCTACGGGGGTGGCCTGCAAAGCCCGGCTCGACATGGTTTATACCAGTCCCAAACGCCGGAACGCGCTTATCATCGATTTAAAAACAACCTCAGCCCGCACACCAGCGCAGTTTCTGGAGTCGTGCTACACCTACGACTACGACCGGCAGGCAGCTTTCTACCTCGACAGCCTGCGCCACGCCGAGTCAGGCGAGTGGGCCGATACGCGGCAGTTCAAATTTGTATTTGTCGGCGTGATGAAACAGCGACCTCACCGCTTGTTTGCCATTGAACCCACATCGATTCCGGGCTTTGTTGAGTACGGCCGGAAGAAGTATCGGTTCTGGCTGCGCAAGTGGCGGGAGGAGCAGGAAGGCCACCGGCTGGTGCAGGCTCCGGCCTGGCAACTCAGTGCCTGA
- a CDS encoding pentapeptide repeat-containing protein — translation MKTSLLSFVFVLVSTTLIWAQSTTINASEIVARINKGDAISYKNATIVGDLDLTELSTKRQVKNCNWGSTEQFESLVAMPLLFDNCQFTGKFIACKYDQQIGKNGTTFTANFQEPVTFTNCTFDGEAGFKYTKFQQRAVFSGSQFNGDVVFKYTKFLAAVDFNNTQFKKYADFKYARISESSSFQQVKFAQYADFKYTQFDEPTDFQGTRFVNTADFKYTHFPRGTRFDNAHFDGGTEFKYTTLDGQQFVPAKR, via the coding sequence ATGAAAACCAGCCTCTTAAGCTTCGTATTTGTCCTCGTCAGCACTACCCTCATCTGGGCGCAGTCGACAACAATCAACGCCAGTGAAATAGTCGCCCGCATCAATAAAGGCGATGCGATTTCGTACAAAAATGCGACGATCGTTGGCGACTTAGACCTGACAGAGCTAAGCACCAAACGGCAGGTTAAAAACTGCAACTGGGGCAGTACGGAGCAGTTTGAGTCGCTGGTGGCAATGCCCCTGCTGTTCGATAACTGTCAGTTTACCGGTAAGTTTATCGCCTGTAAATACGACCAGCAAATAGGTAAAAACGGGACGACGTTTACGGCCAACTTTCAGGAGCCTGTAACGTTTACCAACTGCACATTCGACGGTGAAGCAGGCTTCAAATACACTAAATTTCAGCAGCGGGCCGTTTTCAGCGGCAGTCAGTTCAACGGTGATGTCGTATTCAAATACACCAAATTTCTAGCGGCTGTCGATTTCAACAACACACAGTTCAAGAAATACGCTGACTTCAAGTACGCCCGAATCAGTGAATCGTCATCGTTTCAGCAGGTGAAGTTTGCGCAGTACGCTGATTTCAAGTACACTCAGTTCGACGAGCCGACCGATTTTCAGGGCACTCGCTTCGTCAACACGGCCGATTTCAAGTACACGCACTTTCCGCGCGGCACCCGCTTCGATAATGCGCATTTCGACGGTGGTACCGAATTCAAGTACACGACACTCGACGGGCAGCAATTTGTACCGGCCAAACGTTAG